Proteins encoded in a region of the Planctomycetota bacterium genome:
- a CDS encoding Flp family type IVb pilin — translation MAFFRRFLRDTAAATAVEYAVLLALILMSVIAAIGTVGAQTGGLWSSIKTQVQTYMSGS, via the coding sequence ATGGCATTCTTCCGACGATTTCTTCGCGACACCGCAGCCGCCACCGCCGTCGAATACGCGGTGCTGCTGGCGTTGATTCTGATGAGCGTGATCGCCGCCATCGGCACGGTCGGAGCGCAGACGGGCGGCCTCTGGTCCAGCATCAAAACGCAAGTCCAGACCTACATGTCGGGCTCGTAG
- a CDS encoding protein kinase, whose amino-acid sequence MPPHASPALLELLTRLGLCTSADVASMAARVRRLTRTLPDFDQAWVDALAQARILTAYQAGEINAGRAEQLAVGPYIIEQPLDSLGYATVFRARLRATPNTPLARVSHWRRTLRRVGLIRQTPCTRVRLAVIDAASAQAEPSLVANLEELRERSRRVKSPYVAPIRTVGRAGGQLWAAADYRNDMTAAERLTRFGRFDPTAVLIIARQMAAALAACSPAGIVHGDVSARTLLIGADGRTQLAFPGLRQLVRPHETERCETLGPEVFDYLSPQRAADAPAAESDDYFSAALVWWHLLAGRAPRAAATAQEKLHAARSLKIPNITHLASDIPAALLSALRTCCEQSPMARPTSAAAIEQKLGPPPRRCERTLARALDQPGARRLQWGSTPAPRRWSRSAWRAGAIAAGCMLMIVAGTWPQWQPLVTRKLAEEVAPTIKIAAPTVAATPAPLPKPITPTAPPTANGPWPSSTWENGELVLAPGEPIAVEQFKLTGPTTIRSRLGQRATIAAPQAGWRLSGAEVRFENIDFVADAKNLNDPLIRLDVRRVEFVGCSWQHQRQSTGPALVWNPPAGGGRDDDVLLRGELHLADCLLQHIGSAIHYDGRGSALVELANVLHLGPGALVQLDSAPQRGQLLELTASHVTLREAAGLLTVNCNAIPTDPGQFLIVTDDCVLCPSTGVGLLNFVGVEQPAALLQAVAWRGQGSVMPQHATLCLWRDGEGTARGADDEKLQAAGLVRSPLDFSGEKSAGPAANRVVRWQAPRQSPEPPGIRETKPMPSGALR is encoded by the coding sequence ATGCCGCCCCATGCTTCGCCAGCACTGCTAGAACTGCTAACACGACTCGGCCTATGCACCTCGGCCGACGTCGCCAGCATGGCTGCGCGCGTGCGGCGGCTGACCCGCACGTTGCCAGATTTTGACCAGGCCTGGGTCGACGCCCTGGCCCAGGCTCGCATCCTAACAGCTTACCAGGCGGGCGAAATCAATGCCGGCCGGGCCGAGCAACTGGCCGTCGGACCATATATCATCGAGCAGCCTCTCGACAGCTTGGGCTATGCGACCGTCTTCCGGGCTCGGCTCCGCGCGACACCGAACACGCCGCTGGCACGCGTCTCGCACTGGCGGCGGACGCTGCGCCGTGTTGGGCTGATCCGGCAAACACCATGTACCAGGGTGCGACTGGCGGTGATCGATGCGGCGTCGGCCCAGGCCGAACCATCGCTGGTGGCAAATTTGGAAGAGCTACGCGAGCGCAGCCGGCGCGTTAAGTCTCCTTACGTAGCGCCGATTCGGACGGTAGGACGAGCCGGCGGTCAACTCTGGGCGGCTGCCGACTATCGCAACGACATGACTGCCGCCGAGCGATTGACACGCTTTGGACGATTCGACCCGACCGCGGTTTTGATCATTGCCCGACAAATGGCGGCAGCACTGGCCGCATGCTCACCGGCGGGAATTGTCCACGGCGACGTCAGCGCGCGAACGCTGTTGATCGGCGCCGATGGTCGCACGCAATTGGCGTTTCCCGGGCTGCGGCAACTGGTCCGTCCCCACGAGACGGAACGCTGCGAGACCCTGGGGCCCGAGGTATTCGACTATCTTTCGCCACAACGGGCCGCGGACGCTCCGGCCGCAGAAAGTGACGACTACTTTTCGGCGGCATTGGTCTGGTGGCACTTGCTCGCCGGACGCGCGCCCCGCGCCGCCGCCACGGCCCAGGAAAAATTGCACGCGGCCCGCAGCCTGAAGATCCCCAACATTACTCACCTGGCCAGCGATATACCGGCCGCATTGTTGAGCGCACTGCGCACGTGTTGCGAACAGTCACCGATGGCGCGCCCGACTAGCGCAGCCGCGATCGAACAAAAGCTCGGCCCACCGCCGCGGCGCTGTGAGCGGACGTTGGCTCGGGCGCTCGATCAGCCTGGCGCGCGTCGCTTGCAGTGGGGTTCCACTCCGGCGCCGCGGCGCTGGTCGCGCTCGGCCTGGCGTGCCGGCGCGATCGCCGCCGGCTGCATGTTGATGATCGTGGCTGGCACCTGGCCCCAATGGCAGCCGCTGGTGACACGGAAGCTCGCCGAGGAGGTCGCGCCGACGATCAAGATCGCGGCGCCGACCGTCGCCGCGACGCCGGCTCCGCTGCCAAAACCGATCACTCCCACCGCGCCGCCAACCGCAAACGGTCCTTGGCCCAGTTCCACTTGGGAGAACGGCGAACTGGTACTAGCACCGGGCGAGCCGATCGCCGTCGAGCAATTCAAACTGACGGGCCCGACGACCATTCGGAGCCGATTGGGCCAGCGCGCGACGATTGCCGCGCCGCAGGCCGGATGGCGTTTGAGCGGCGCTGAGGTGCGCTTCGAGAACATCGACTTCGTCGCCGACGCCAAAAACCTGAACGACCCGCTCATTCGCCTCGATGTGCGACGCGTCGAGTTCGTTGGCTGCTCGTGGCAGCATCAGCGCCAGAGCACCGGGCCAGCCCTGGTTTGGAACCCGCCCGCGGGGGGCGGACGCGACGACGACGTGTTGCTGCGCGGCGAATTGCACCTGGCCGATTGCCTGCTACAGCACATCGGCTCGGCCATTCACTACGACGGCCGCGGCTCGGCGCTGGTCGAGCTGGCCAATGTGCTGCATCTGGGGCCAGGTGCGCTGGTGCAGTTGGACTCGGCGCCCCAGCGCGGCCAGCTTCTTGAGCTGACCGCGTCACATGTCACGCTGCGCGAGGCGGCGGGCCTGCTCACCGTGAATTGCAACGCCATTCCCACCGACCCGGGACAATTCTTGATCGTCACCGACGATTGCGTGCTTTGCCCGAGCACTGGCGTCGGCTTGCTCAACTTTGTCGGCGTCGAGCAACCGGCCGCGCTGCTCCAGGCGGTCGCCTGGCGCGGCCAGGGGAGCGTGATGCCGCAGCACGCCACGCTGTGCCTGTGGCGCGATGGCGAGGGAACCGCTCGCGGCGCCGACGACGAGAAGTTGCAAGCCGCGGGCTTGGTCCGCAGCCCGTTGGACTTTTCGGGCGAAAAGTCGGCCGGCCCTGCGGCCAATCGAGTGGTGCGCTGGCAAGCGCCGCGTCAATCGCCCGAGCCCCCGGGCATCCGCGAGACGAAACCGATGCCCAGCGGTGCCTTGCGCTGA
- a CDS encoding TIGR01212 family radical SAM protein (This family includes YhcC from E. coli K-12, an uncharacterized radical SAM protein.) produces MASEAHLTATNWRAAGLRYYAYNYYLRQRYGSRVQKVSLDAGFTCPNVDGTVAKGGCTFCDNRSFSPSRRVPRVKITDQLNDGIRRLKWRYDVEKFIAYFQPATNTYAPVERLRPLYDQALDHPQVVGLAIGTRPDCVPDDVLDLLTEFAGRTHLSVEYGLQTMHDRSLVAMNRGHFHAASVDAIERSRGRGFEICVHLMLGLPGENRDDMLATAVEVARLNVDAVKLHNLYAVQNTPLGDDVLAGRAQMLERDEYISMVVDFIERLPPTCVVERASGDAPPKYLISPAWCLDKPGLRAALEAEFSRRDTWQGWRYVSPKS; encoded by the coding sequence AATTGGCGAGCGGCCGGCCTGCGCTACTACGCCTACAACTATTATCTGCGCCAGCGGTATGGCAGCCGGGTCCAGAAAGTCAGCCTCGACGCCGGCTTCACCTGCCCGAACGTCGACGGCACGGTAGCGAAAGGGGGCTGCACGTTCTGTGACAACCGGAGCTTCAGCCCCAGTCGACGTGTGCCCCGGGTAAAGATCACCGACCAGTTGAACGATGGCATTCGCCGGCTCAAATGGCGGTACGACGTCGAGAAGTTCATCGCTTATTTTCAGCCCGCGACGAATACCTATGCCCCAGTCGAGCGGCTTAGGCCGTTGTATGATCAGGCGCTCGATCATCCGCAGGTGGTCGGGCTGGCCATTGGCACGCGCCCCGATTGCGTGCCGGATGATGTGCTCGATTTGCTGACCGAATTCGCCGGACGTACGCATCTGTCAGTCGAGTATGGCCTGCAAACGATGCACGACCGGTCGCTGGTGGCGATGAACCGCGGGCATTTCCATGCCGCGAGCGTCGACGCCATCGAACGCAGTCGTGGACGCGGGTTTGAGATTTGCGTCCACCTCATGCTCGGCCTGCCGGGGGAAAACCGCGACGACATGCTGGCGACGGCCGTGGAAGTGGCTCGACTGAACGTCGACGCGGTGAAGCTGCACAATCTCTATGCCGTACAAAACACGCCGCTGGGGGACGATGTCCTGGCGGGTCGCGCCCAGATGCTCGAACGGGACGAATACATTTCGATGGTGGTCGACTTCATCGAGCGGCTGCCGCCGACGTGCGTTGTCGAGCGGGCGAGCGGTGACGCGCCGCCGAAGTACCTGATTTCACCAGCTTGGTGTTTGGATAAGCCTGGGCTGCGCGCGGCACTCGAGGCGGAATTCTCGCGGCGTGACACGTGGCAGGGCTGGCGGTACGTGTCGCCCAAGTCGTGA